Part of the Crossiella cryophila genome, GCGGTGCCCGAGACCGGCGATCCGGTGACCCTGGACGGCCGGGCGGTCGGCAGGCTGGGCAGCGTGGTGATGCACCACGAGCTGGGCCCGATCGGGCTGGCGCTGCTCAAGCAGTCCGTGCCGGTGGACGCCCAGCTGCTGGCCGGGGCCGAGGACCGGCTGGTCGCGGCCACCGTGGACCCCGACTCGGTGCCCGCGCCGACCGGCGAGCCGCCGGGCAAGGCCGCGCTGCGCCGGCTGAGGGGCTGAGACTGCCGGATGCTGACTTGTCCGGGGCCTGCCTGGCAGGATCCCGGACATGACAGCGCCGTTGCCCACCACCGGCACGCTTCTCACCGTCGCCCCCACCGGGGCCGAGCATGAGAAGGCCGAGGTCCCCAACCTCCCGGTCACCCTGGACGAGCTGGTCAAGACCGCCGCGGACTGCCAGCGGGTCGGGGCGGGGCTCATCCACGTGCACATCCGGGACGACGATGCCGAGCCCACCCTCGACCTCGGCAGGCTGAAGGAGACCGTGGACGCACTGCGGTCGGAGACCGACCTGGTCGTGCAGCTCTCCACCGGCGGCGCGGTGACCGACCCGGAGGAGGACCGGCTGGCGGTGCTGGACGCGCTGCCCGACTCGGCCTCCTGCACCATGGGCACGGTCAACTTCGGCGACGCGGTGTTCATGAACCGCTGGGAGTTCATCGTCGAGCTGCACAAGCGGATGCAGGAACGCCAGATCGTGCCCGAGTACGAGATCTTCGACCTCGGCCAGCTCTCCTCGCTGCAGCGGCTGCTGGACCAGCACGGCCTGCCGGCGGGCGGTCATGTGCACGTCGACCTGGTCATGGGTGTGCCCGGCGGGATGCCAGGGGACACCACCACGCTGACCGCGGCGCTGCGGCTGTTGCCGGAGGGCGCTACCTTCTCCGCCACCGGGGTCGGGAGGAGCACGTTGCCAGTGCTGCTCGCCTCTCTGTCCGCGGGCGGTCATCTGCGGGTCGGGATGGAGGACACGCTCTCCTATGCCAGGGGCGAGCGGGTCCGGGACAACGCCCAGCTCGTCGCGCGGGCCGCGGCCGTGTCCAGGATTGCCCAACGTCCCCCGCTGACGCCGGAGCAGGCCCGAAAGCTGCTCGGGGTGCGTCAGGCTGGGTGAATAACCGGGAGAGGCGAAACGATTGTTGGCGGCTGACCGAAACGTCCCGCAGGATGGTCATGTGATGGAGGTCCGTCCAGGTGGGCGCCGGCGCATCGACCGGGTGCTCGCCCCGGACTACGCCCAGGACTGTGAGCAGCGAGCGCTGAACGAGGTGCGCGCGCTGCGGGACGAGGCCGCGCAGGAGGAGACCGACCTGTCCTACGTGCGCAGGCTGCTGCACGGCCGGATAGACATCGTGCAGGCCGAGCAGCAGCGGCGGCGGGACGGCGGGTCCACCTCGGTGGTCGAGCAGCTGGTGGCGATCCTGGCCAAGAACGCGGTGGGCCCGGCTACCGGGCTCGGCCGCTACCAGACCCAGGAGCCCTCCAGGGCCGAGGCGCACCGGCGGCATGTGGAGGCGCTGGTCTCCGACGTGGACTTGTCGGATGTCACATCGCTCTCCGATGACAAGCTGCTGGAGACCCTGCGAGCCTATAGAGCCGAGGAAGAGGCCGTGTCCAGGCACCGGCGCGAGGTTCAGCTGGTCGTGGACCGGTTGAACGAGGAGATCGCGCGGCGCTACCGGGACGGCGGCGCCTCGGTGGACGAGCTGCTGAACGCGCAACGCACCCGGCAGCCGGTCGTGGAGCCACGCGAGGAGGAGTAGCCCTGAGCACCGAACTGGTCGAGGTGGTCCGTTCCGGCTTCCGGGAAGGAGTGCACCGCGGTTCGGTGGTCATCGTCCGGCCCGACGGCGTGCTCCGGCACGTGCGCGGCAACGGACGGCAGGTGGTGCTGCCCCGCTCCTCGAACAAGCCGTTCCAGGTACTGGGCATGCTGCGCTGCGGCCTGGACCTGCCCGATGACACCGACCTGGCGCTGGGCTGCGGTTCGCACAACGGCGAGCCGGAGCACGTGGCCAGGGTGCGCGCCATCCTGGCCAAGCACGGGCTGTCCGAGGCCGATCTGCGCTGCCCGCCGGACCTGCCGGTGCACGAGGCCAGCGCGGACGCGATCCTGGCCGCCGGCGGCAAGGCCGAGCCGGTGACCATGAACTGCTCCGGCAAGCACGCGGCCATGCTGACCACCTGCGTGCAGCGCGGCTGGAACACCGCGAACTACACCGATCCCTCGCACCCGCTGCAGGTCACCATCAGGGACACCATGGCCGACCTCGGCGAGGAGCCGATCACGGTGACCACGGTGGACGGCTGCGGCGCGCCGATGTTCGGACTGTCCCTGGTGGGGCTGGCCAGGGCCTTCGGCAAGCTGGTGCAGGGCGCCGACGGCAGCCACGAGCGGCGGATCGCCGACGCCATGCGGGCCAACCCGTTCATGGTGGCCGGGACCGGCCGCGAGGACACCCGGCTGATGAACGCGGTGCCGGGGCTGCTGTCCAAGGCGGGCGCGGAGGGCGTGTACGGGGCGGCGCTGCCGGACGGCACCGCGATCGCGATCAAGATCGACGACGGGCACCAGCGGGCCCGGCTGCCGGTGATGGCAGGCGCACTCCGGTTCCTCGGCGCGGGCACCCCTGAACTGGCCGAACTGGCCGAGGAGACCATCCTCGGCGGCGGTCGCCCTGTCGGCTCCGCGCGGCTGCTGCCCGGCGTGTTCTGATCCCAGTCACCGGGAAAGTACTCCCGTATCGTGGGCGGGCGATCTAGCGTGAGGTGAGTGACCACCTCTGGGTACCGCTGGGTCGTGCTGGCCGTCGGCGCGCTCGCCCAGGGGGTCAACGCGGCCGGGTTCCTCGGCCTGCCCGCGATCTCCCCGCAGCTGCGCGCGCACTTCGGCCTGGACCTGGCCGAGGTGGGACTGCTGGTCGGCGCGGTGAACCTGGGCAACGTGCTCGCGCTGGTCGCCTGGGGGCTGGCCGCGGACCGCTATGGCGAGCGGCTGGTGATGACCGTCGGCCTGGCCGGGACCGCGGGCTGCCTGGCGGTGGCCGGACTGGTCGACTCCCCGGTGCGGGCCGGATTGGCCCTGCTGGCCTCCGGAATATTCGGCGCGAGCACCAACGCGGCCAGCGGCCGGGCCGTGATGACCTGGTTCGCCAGTGGTCAGCGCGGCCTGGCCATGGGCGTGCGGCAGACCGCGACCCCGCTCGGCGCCGCCTTGGCCGCGGTGCTGCTGCCCGCGGTGGCGGCCTGGTGGCAGGCCCCGGCGGCCTTCCTGGCGCTGGCCGCGCTGAACGCGGTGGCCGGGGTGGCGGTGGCGATCTGGGTGCGCGAACCCCCCGGCCGGACCCGCCCGGCGAGTTCCCTCGGCGGCCTCGGCCTGCTGCGCGACCGCCGGATGCTGCGGATCAGCCTGGCCAGCGGACTGCTGGTGGTGCCGCAGTTCGTGGGCGCCTCGATGCTGGTGGAACTGCTGCACCGGTACGGCCTCTCACTGGCCGCGGCCGGCGGCCTGCTCGCGGTGGCCCAGGTGATCGGCGGCTTCGGCAGGCTGGGCAACGGGGTGTGGTCGGACCGGGTCGGCAGCAGGCTGGGCCCGCTGCGGATGGTGGCCCTGGGCATCCTGGTGCTGTTCGCACTGGCCGCGGCACTGGACCCGCTGGCGGGCACGGTGCCGGTGTGGGTGCTGGTGGCGGTGCTGCTGCCCGCGGTGGGGCTGGCGATCAGCTGGAACGGGCTGGCGCTGACCGCGGCCGGGGAGATGGCCCCGCCGGAGCGCACCGGGGTGGCGCTGGGCATGCAGAACACGGCCAACTACGTGGGGGCCGCGCTGACCCCGGCCACGGCGGGCTGGGTGGCCACGGCGCTGTCCTGGCCTGCCGCGCTGCTGCTGGCGGCGGCTGGTGGCGGGCTGGCCTGGGTGGTGCTGCGCGGACTGCGCGAGGGCCGCTAGTTGTGCTGCTCTCGGTTGACCAGTTCGTCCCAGAACTCGCGCAACTCGGCGTAGCGCTCGGCGACCTCCTCGGCGTCGCCGGACTCCAGGGCCGCGATCACGGCTTGGACGTCCTGGGCGGAGGTGTCGGCGAGCAGGGTGTCGTCGTCGATGAGCTGGACCAGGCCGCCGTAGTCGAGTTCGACCACCGAGCGGGGGTGGAAGTGGGCCAGCCAGCGGCCGGTGTCGCGCAGCACCTTGGCCGGGCTCTCCTCGCCGAGGGCGTTGTGCACCACGGTGAAGGCGTGTGCGACCCGGCTGCGCGCGTCGGTCATGCCGACCCGCCAGCAGCACATCCGGTCCGGGTCGTCCGGGGCGGCCAGCACCAGGTGCCTGGCCTCGGGTTCGACCATGGCGAACCAGGGCAGCGGCACGCTCCAGGTGGCCGAGATGACGTGCGCGGCGCCGCCGGGCATCTCCGCCAGTGCGGCGGCGGCGCGGGCCTTGACCACATCGGCCGGCTGCTGCAACGCGGCGTCCAGCAGCGGCAGGGTGGCGGTGCCGACGAAGCCGACCAGGCCGGCCGCGCTGCGCGCGCGGACGTCCAGCGGGCAGACCAGGGGGCCGGGGCCGATCTCCGCGCCCTCGGCCAGCGCTACCTCGGCCGGGTCAAGGACCAGCACGTCCAGCGGTTGCGCGCCGACCGTGTCGGCCGGTAGGAGGCGTGGCGGAGCGGCCAACTGTGATCGAAGCCACAGTTCGCGTTCCCGGTCACCCACCGCGTTCCGCGCCGTCCCGCCGACCCCAAGAGCCTGCTCCACTTGGGCGCGCAACGGCTGTTCCAGCACGGACAGTGGTTCGTACACCCGCAGGTAGGCGACGAACGGACGTGGCACGCCGGAATCGTGCCACGCGGGCAGAGCACGGCCGCACCCCGGTCGGCGGAGGTGGTGTGACGCACGCCTGCACAGGCGTGGCCACGTCGCGATCCGGGGCACTGACACGGTACTGTGGCGGCCAGGAAAATACCGTTGAGACGAGTGGGGCCGCCGTTCCCCCGGCCGCCCCCGTCCCTGTGCGAGGGGGTCGAGCCATGGGGCGCGGCCGTGCCAAGGCCAAGCAGGCGAAGGTGGCCCGGGAGCTGAAGTACAGCACTCGGTCCACGGACTTCGACGCCCTGCAGCGCGAGCTGTCGGGCGGCGAACTGTCGAGTGGCGATCAGTCCGATGGCGACCGGTCCGATGAGGACCGCGTCGACGACTCGTACGACGACGGACAAGACGACCGGCGTTGAATGACGCGCACTAGGCGGTGGCCGATCTTCCCGGCCACCGCCTAGTGCGCGCCTTCATGGTTGGGTCGCGCTTCCCCGAGTCAGCGCAGTGGGCAGGGACCGCCTTGGCGCTCGTTGCTGCCCTGCGCCGAATGGCCGATGGGCCGTCTCGGGTCGACAATGCCGGGCATGGGTGAGTTGCTGCTGCGGCGTTGGTGGCTGGTGGTCGTGCGTGGTGTGGCCGCGATCCTGTTCGGGGTGATCGGGCTGCTCTGGCCTGGGGTCACGGTGCTGGTGCTGGTGTTCCTGTTCGCCTTCTACACCCTTGTCGACGGGGTGGCCGCGATCGCGGGGGCGGCGGCGGACCGGGTGGCGCCCGCGGCGGATCGGTGGCTGGTGGGGCTGCTGGGTGGCCTGGGTGTGCTCGCCGGGCTGGTGGCCTTGTTCTGGCCGGGGATCACGGCGCTGGCGCTGTTGTTCGTGATCGGGGCCTGGGCGGTGGTGACCGGCGTGCTGGAGATCGCCACCGGGTGGCAGCTGCGGAAGGTGATCACCGGGGAGTGGCTGCTGTTCGTCAGTGGCGCGCTGTCGGTGGTGCTGGGGTTCCTGCTGTTCGCCTTCCCAGGACAGGGGGCGGTGGCGTTGATCGTGACCATTGCCGCGTTCGCGATCCTGTGGGGCATCGTGCTGGTCATGCTCGGGGTGCGTTTGCGCCGGTTGACGCGGGAGTGACCGGGGTCACAAAGCGGCGTTGAACCGTGCTGGCCCCACCGGCGTTTGAAAGGGCGCCGGACTTGGGAGCGACCTGGGTCCGAAGAACTCAGGGGTGCGTCAATGTCTCGAACTCGCTTTGCGATGCTTGCTGCCGTCTTGACCGCCGGCGCCATTACCCTTTCCGCCTGCAGTGGTGGCGGAGTGGAAAACGTGGCGAATACCGTGGCGGCGCCGGAAACGAGCCAGGACGGTATTCAGTTGCTGTCCGGGACGGCGCAGGGGAACAAAGCCGAGCGCAATACCGGGGACTGGGTGAAGCGGCGGGACAACGGCGAATCGGTTGACTCGGCCGCCGCGCAGCGGTGGGTCCAGCTCTCCGCGGGCAAGGCGGGGGCGCTGGACCCGGTGGTGCTGGACGGCGGCGGGTTCACGCTGTACCGATTCGACAAGGACACCGCGAACCCGTCCAAGACCACCTGTGTGGACGAGTGCGCCAAGATCTGGCCGCCGGTGCTGCTCGCCAAGGGTGGGCGGGTGTTCGTGGACGGCGTGCAGCGTTCCGCGGTCGGCACCGTGACCCGGCCGGACGGCACCCGGCAGCTGACCATCAAGGGCTGGCCGCTGTACCGGTTCAACAAGGACCTCAAGCCCGGTGACGCCAAGGGCCAGGGCGTGGGCGGGACCTGGTTCGGCATTACCCCGGACGGCAAGAAGGCGGGTCAGCCGACCGCGAGCCCGACCACTCCGGCGGGTGGGCGGGGTTCCGCGGTGCTGCACGACGACGCGAATTTCAGTGACAATGGCGCGTCCCAGGGTCTGGCCGGGCCGGGTTGCCAGAATGTGGCCAGGGACAACGTCACCTCTTCGCTGCAGATTTCCGGCGGTCCGGTGAAGATCTGGACCGAGAAGAACTGCAAGGGCAAGTCGCTGGCCGTGGACGCCGATATCGCGGATCTGGCGAAGGTCGGTTTTGACAACGACATCTCCTCCATTTTCTTCGGCTGATCAGCGCACTGGCGAACGGGCTCAGCTCAGATACCGGAGCTGGGCCCGCTTGGCGTCCTGCGCCGCGGTGCGGGCGGCGCTGATCTCGGCGCGGTGCGAGGTCTCGGGCACGCCGACCTCCCACCAGGCGCCCGCCTCGGTCCAGGAGGACGGGTGGGTGCGGATGACCACCACGGCCGGCCGGTGTTCGGTCAGCGCGGTCTGTTTGGCCTGGCGGTAGGCCTGGGCCAGGCCGGTCAGGCTGTCCACCGCGGTGACCGCGCAGCCCATGCTGGCGGCGTGTGCGGCGAAGTCGACCCTGGGCTTGCCGCCGGTGCCGGAGCGGCAGTGCTCGTACATGTTGTTGAAGCCCGCGCCGCCCTGGCCCTGTTGCAGCCGGTTGATCACCGCGTAGCCGTCGTTGTCGCAGACCACCGCGACGAAGCCGTGGCCGGCGAAGGCGGCGGAGAACAGTTCGGCGTTGAGCATCAGGTAGGAGCCGTCGCCGAGCAGGGTGGTGACCACGCCGTCGGGGTGGGTTTCCGCCCTGGCCATGGCCGCGCCCCAGGCCCCGGCGAGTTCGTAGCCCATGCAGGAGAAGCCGTACTCGACGTCCATGGTCTGCGCGCCCTTGGCCCGCCAGCCGCCGATCAGCTCGCCGGGCAGGCCGCCGGAGGCGGTCATCAGGTAGTCGTGTTTGCCGGACTCCTCGTTGACCACGCCGACCACCTGGGCGTAGGTGGGCAGGTCGGCGGGGGTGCTGCGCAGGGACTCGATGTGCTCGTCCCACTTGGCGCGTTCGGTCTCGGCCTTGGCGGTCCAGGATGCCGCGGCCTGCCAGGAGCCCAGGGCGTGGCCGAGTTCGCGGATGCCCTCCTGGGCGTCGGCGACGAGTTCCTGGGCGGCGTGCTTGACCGCGTCGAAGCGGGCGGTGTTCAGGCTGATGATCCGGACCTCGGGGGCGAAAACGGTCCAGGAGGCGGTGGTGAAGTCCTGCAGGCGGGTGCCGATGGCCAGCACCACGTCGGCCTGGGCGGCCAGGGTGTTGGCCGAGGTGGAGCCGGTGACGCCGAGCGGACCGGCGTGCAGGCGGTGCTCGTGCGGCACCAGGGTGCGGCCCGCGGTGGTCTCGGTGACCGGGATGCCGTGCTGCTGGGCGAAGTGCAGCACCTTGCTGCCCGCGCCGGAGTAGCGCACCCCGCCGCCGAGGACGATCAGCGGGCGCTGGGCGGCACGCAGGGTCTCCGCGGCGGCGGTGAGCTGGCGGGTGTCCGGGCGGGGGCGTGGGACCACGTGCAGCACTGGCTCGAACAGCGCGGCGGGGAACTCGTATGCCTCGGCCTGGATGTCCTGGGGCAGGGCCAGGGTGACCGGGCCGCAGTCGGCTGGGTCGGTGAGGATCCGGGCCACCTGGGGCAGCGTGGACAGCAGTTGTTCCGGGCGGGTGATCCGGTCGAAGTAGCGGCTGACCGCGCGGAAGGCGTCGTTGACCGTGGCGGTCGGGTCGTGGAAGTGCTCGACCTGCTGCAGCACCGGGTCG contains:
- a CDS encoding BKACE family enzyme translates to MTAPLPTTGTLLTVAPTGAEHEKAEVPNLPVTLDELVKTAADCQRVGAGLIHVHIRDDDAEPTLDLGRLKETVDALRSETDLVVQLSTGGAVTDPEEDRLAVLDALPDSASCTMGTVNFGDAVFMNRWEFIVELHKRMQERQIVPEYEIFDLGQLSSLQRLLDQHGLPAGGHVHVDLVMGVPGGMPGDTTTLTAALRLLPEGATFSATGVGRSTLPVLLASLSAGGHLRVGMEDTLSYARGERVRDNAQLVARAAAVSRIAQRPPLTPEQARKLLGVRQAG
- a CDS encoding RsiG family protein: MMEVRPGGRRRIDRVLAPDYAQDCEQRALNEVRALRDEAAQEETDLSYVRRLLHGRIDIVQAEQQRRRDGGSTSVVEQLVAILAKNAVGPATGLGRYQTQEPSRAEAHRRHVEALVSDVDLSDVTSLSDDKLLETLRAYRAEEEAVSRHRREVQLVVDRLNEEIARRYRDGGASVDELLNAQRTRQPVVEPREEE
- a CDS encoding asparaginase: MVEVVRSGFREGVHRGSVVIVRPDGVLRHVRGNGRQVVLPRSSNKPFQVLGMLRCGLDLPDDTDLALGCGSHNGEPEHVARVRAILAKHGLSEADLRCPPDLPVHEASADAILAAGGKAEPVTMNCSGKHAAMLTTCVQRGWNTANYTDPSHPLQVTIRDTMADLGEEPITVTTVDGCGAPMFGLSLVGLARAFGKLVQGADGSHERRIADAMRANPFMVAGTGREDTRLMNAVPGLLSKAGAEGVYGAALPDGTAIAIKIDDGHQRARLPVMAGALRFLGAGTPELAELAEETILGGGRPVGSARLLPGVF
- a CDS encoding MFS transporter, producing MTTSGYRWVVLAVGALAQGVNAAGFLGLPAISPQLRAHFGLDLAEVGLLVGAVNLGNVLALVAWGLAADRYGERLVMTVGLAGTAGCLAVAGLVDSPVRAGLALLASGIFGASTNAASGRAVMTWFASGQRGLAMGVRQTATPLGAALAAVLLPAVAAWWQAPAAFLALAALNAVAGVAVAIWVREPPGRTRPASSLGGLGLLRDRRMLRISLASGLLVVPQFVGASMLVELLHRYGLSLAAAGGLLAVAQVIGGFGRLGNGVWSDRVGSRLGPLRMVALGILVLFALAAALDPLAGTVPVWVLVAVLLPAVGLAISWNGLALTAAGEMAPPERTGVALGMQNTANYVGAALTPATAGWVATALSWPAALLLAAAGGGLAWVVLRGLREGR
- a CDS encoding DUF3073 domain-containing protein, producing the protein MGRGRAKAKQAKVARELKYSTRSTDFDALQRELSGGELSSGDQSDGDRSDEDRVDDSYDDGQDDRR
- a CDS encoding HdeD family acid-resistance protein — its product is MGELLLRRWWLVVVRGVAAILFGVIGLLWPGVTVLVLVFLFAFYTLVDGVAAIAGAAADRVAPAADRWLVGLLGGLGVLAGLVALFWPGITALALLFVIGAWAVVTGVLEIATGWQLRKVITGEWLLFVSGALSVVLGFLLFAFPGQGAVALIVTIAAFAILWGIVLVMLGVRLRRLTRE
- the iolD gene encoding 3D-(3,5/4)-trihydroxycyclohexane-1,2-dione acylhydrolase (decyclizing), whose translation is MKLTTAQALVRWLIAQRTELLTGEQAPLFPGVFAIFGHGNVLGLGNALEEHRERLPVWRGQNEQGMALAAVGYAKATHRRQVMVATSSVGPGALNMVTAAGVAHANRLPLLLLPGDTFAGRAPDPVLQQVEHFHDPTATVNDAFRAVSRYFDRITRPEQLLSTLPQVARILTDPADCGPVTLALPQDIQAEAYEFPAALFEPVLHVVPRPRPDTRQLTAAAETLRAAQRPLIVLGGGVRYSGAGSKVLHFAQQHGIPVTETTAGRTLVPHEHRLHAGPLGVTGSTSANTLAAQADVVLAIGTRLQDFTTASWTVFAPEVRIISLNTARFDAVKHAAQELVADAQEGIRELGHALGSWQAAASWTAKAETERAKWDEHIESLRSTPADLPTYAQVVGVVNEESGKHDYLMTASGGLPGELIGGWRAKGAQTMDVEYGFSCMGYELAGAWGAAMARAETHPDGVVTTLLGDGSYLMLNAELFSAAFAGHGFVAVVCDNDGYAVINRLQQGQGGAGFNNMYEHCRSGTGGKPRVDFAAHAASMGCAVTAVDSLTGLAQAYRQAKQTALTEHRPAVVVIRTHPSSWTEAGAWWEVGVPETSHRAEISAARTAAQDAKRAQLRYLS